Proteins from one Nitrobacteraceae bacterium AZCC 2146 genomic window:
- a CDS encoding malonate decarboxylase holo-[acyl-carrier-protein] synthase (product_source=TIGR03135; pfam=PF10620; tigrfam=TIGR03135), with protein MLEPLNRHTMVKPSAAAWTAVMARHSELAEHPIIEGWARAGRPLVVRRLSCSDPAGTIPLGLPLPPSHGKRRIAVALASSEIIERKPPPLLADAAATAPPAWRETIGRLLRLCPETRTFGSLAWQHLTGLSYLTDHSDLDLLWPMQATKQASSLPANIAEIERQAPMRLDGEIICAAGGVQWRELTSDDADEVLVKGLGGVYSMTKAIFLSGARP; from the coding sequence ATGCTTGAACCTCTCAACCGCCATACGATGGTGAAGCCGTCCGCGGCAGCCTGGACTGCGGTTATGGCACGGCATTCAGAACTCGCCGAGCACCCGATCATCGAGGGCTGGGCGCGCGCCGGCCGTCCCCTCGTCGTGCGTCGGCTAAGTTGCAGCGATCCCGCAGGAACCATTCCGCTCGGTCTGCCGCTGCCGCCTTCCCACGGCAAGCGGCGCATCGCGGTAGCGCTCGCGTCCAGCGAGATCATCGAACGCAAGCCGCCTCCATTATTGGCCGACGCGGCAGCGACGGCCCCTCCTGCTTGGCGGGAAACGATCGGTCGACTTCTCCGCCTTTGTCCGGAGACCCGGACGTTCGGCAGCCTCGCCTGGCAACATCTCACCGGCCTTTCCTATCTAACGGATCACTCCGACCTCGACCTGCTTTGGCCAATGCAGGCCACCAAGCAAGCGAGCAGCCTGCCCGCCAACATCGCCGAGATCGAGCGCCAAGCGCCGATGCGGCTGGACGGAGAGATCATCTGTGCTGCGGGTGGCGTGCAATGGCGTGAACTGACCAGCGATGATGCGGACGAAGTCTTGGTGAAGGGATTGGGTGGCGTCTACAGCATGACGAAAGCGATATTTCTCTCCGGCGCACGCCCATGA
- a CDS encoding malonate decarboxylase gamma subunit (product_source=KO:K13933; cath_funfam=3.90.226.10; ko=KO:K13933; pfam=PF06833; superfamily=52096; tigrfam=TIGR03134), producing MTLDDILTGLFPDGTDVKVAGAEVAGKATLPDGGLIHVLGITQGAPLGVDEAIALAQRVIEIIKSGDRAPILLLVDSASQRMSRRDELLGLSEYLAHLAKVLLLAEAEGHRTVGLLYGGSAAGAFIATALATSTLAALPGAHPAVMDLPSMARVTKLPIDVLKAKAETTPVFAPGLDNMLRTGGVHAIWDAGAPLAAQLAAALARPAGGDVRDRLGAERGGRRKAAEIADRVTAIAVNSHLEAHHA from the coding sequence ATGACGCTCGATGACATACTCACCGGCCTGTTCCCGGACGGAACAGACGTCAAAGTGGCGGGCGCCGAGGTCGCTGGAAAGGCGACCCTGCCCGACGGAGGACTAATCCATGTGCTTGGCATCACGCAAGGGGCGCCACTCGGCGTGGACGAGGCGATTGCACTGGCACAACGGGTCATCGAGATCATCAAATCAGGCGATCGGGCCCCAATCCTGCTGCTGGTGGACTCTGCGAGCCAGCGCATGAGCCGGCGCGACGAGTTGCTCGGCCTTAGCGAATACCTTGCCCACCTCGCCAAGGTTCTGTTGCTGGCCGAAGCCGAGGGACACCGAACCGTCGGCCTCTTGTACGGCGGCAGCGCTGCCGGAGCGTTCATCGCAACGGCGCTCGCCACCAGCACGCTGGCAGCACTTCCTGGCGCGCATCCCGCGGTCATGGATCTGCCTTCGATGGCTCGCGTCACCAAGCTTCCAATCGACGTGTTGAAGGCTAAGGCGGAGACGACGCCGGTCTTTGCCCCGGGTCTCGACAACATGCTGCGGACCGGCGGAGTCCACGCCATATGGGACGCGGGCGCGCCGCTGGCAGCGCAGCTAGCCGCCGCTCTGGCGCGACCGGCTGGAGGCGATGTGCGCGATCGGCTCGGCGCTGAGCGTGGCGGCCGAAGGAAGGCGGCCGAGATTGCCGATCGGGTCACCGCAATCGCGGTGAACTCTCATCTCGAGGCGCACCATGCTTGA
- a CDS encoding malonate decarboxylase beta subunit (product_source=KO:K13932; cath_funfam=3.90.226.10; cog=COG0777; ko=KO:K13932; pfam=PF01039; superfamily=52096; tigrfam=TIGR03133) yields the protein MTTVRAKAAALSWYEASARQRIDALLDSGSFSEFIGPEQRETSPHLSIFDLPEQFDDGIVIGRGRLDGSSVLVAAQEGRFMGGAFGEVHGAKLTGLLRAARKLRHDVLMLFDTGGVRLQEANAGELAIAEIMRAVIEARRAGAKIIGLIGGRAGCYGGGSLIAGTCSRLIISEQGRISVSGPEVIETNKGVEEFDSRDRALVWRTMGGKHRYLIGGADMFVDDEALAFRQAAIEALQVNGRCDLAVLEAEQQRLERRLNRFGDARDAAEIWQAIGIEKPAEIPGLATDAFVRRAADKRESADDAR from the coding sequence ATGACAACCGTTAGAGCCAAGGCGGCTGCGCTGAGCTGGTACGAAGCAAGCGCCCGACAACGCATCGACGCCCTCCTCGATAGCGGCAGCTTCTCCGAATTCATCGGGCCGGAACAGCGGGAAACGAGTCCGCATCTTTCGATTTTCGACCTTCCAGAGCAATTCGACGACGGTATCGTCATAGGCCGCGGTCGCCTCGACGGATCATCGGTGCTCGTCGCCGCACAAGAGGGGCGCTTTATGGGGGGCGCCTTCGGTGAGGTCCATGGCGCCAAGCTCACCGGCCTCTTGCGCGCTGCTCGCAAGCTCAGGCACGACGTGCTGATGCTATTCGACACGGGTGGCGTGCGCCTTCAGGAGGCCAATGCCGGCGAGCTCGCGATCGCGGAGATCATGCGCGCGGTGATCGAGGCGCGGCGGGCCGGCGCCAAGATCATCGGACTGATCGGCGGACGGGCCGGATGCTATGGCGGCGGCAGCCTGATCGCCGGCACCTGCTCGCGTCTGATCATCTCGGAACAAGGTCGGATCAGCGTCAGCGGCCCCGAGGTCATCGAAACCAACAAAGGCGTCGAGGAATTCGACTCGCGCGATCGCGCCCTCGTGTGGCGCACGATGGGTGGCAAGCACCGCTACCTGATCGGCGGCGCGGACATGTTCGTCGACGACGAGGCACTGGCGTTTCGCCAGGCCGCGATCGAAGCGCTCCAGGTCAACGGGCGATGCGATCTCGCGGTTCTGGAGGCAGAGCAGCAGCGTCTTGAACGCCGCTTGAATCGCTTCGGCGACGCCAGGGATGCGGCTGAGATCTGGCAAGCCATCGGCATCGAAAAGCCGGCAGAGATCCCCGGGCTTGCTACCGACGCGTTTGTTCGGCGCGCGGCTGACAAAAGGGAGAGTGCCGATGACGCTCGATGA
- a CDS encoding malonate decarboxylase delta subunit (product_source=KO:K13931; cog=COG3052; ko=KO:K13931; pfam=PF06857; superfamily=51366; tigrfam=TIGR03130), with protein sequence MEKLSFKLNATKCAGGTRKQAIVGVVASGNLEVLLERASPPEICTIDIATAAHGFGAVWEAVLRDFVALRAAGGLMISVNDGGARPDTVALRLAQGVRMIEEPEV encoded by the coding sequence ATGGAGAAGCTCAGCTTCAAACTGAACGCAACGAAATGCGCGGGCGGCACCCGTAAGCAGGCCATCGTCGGCGTCGTCGCCTCGGGCAATCTGGAAGTGCTGCTGGAACGAGCCTCGCCACCCGAGATCTGTACGATCGACATCGCGACAGCCGCCCACGGCTTCGGCGCAGTGTGGGAAGCCGTGCTCCGCGACTTCGTCGCCCTCCGGGCCGCCGGTGGTCTCATGATTTCGGTCAATGACGGGGGGGCCCGGCCCGATACGGTGGCGCTGCGGCTCGCCCAAGGCGTCCGTATGATCGAGGAGCCCGAAGTATGA
- a CDS encoding malonate decarboxylase alpha subunit (product_source=KO:K13929; cog=COG1788; ko=KO:K13929; pfam=PF16957; superfamily=100950; tigrfam=TIGR01110): MKAMPACRGAKMNDWGMQKTALRERLAAGSRHANGKIVPIPSLSAFLKAVIRTGDRVCLEGDNQKQADILAAALADLDPRDVRDLHMVQSGVVLSSHLDIFEKGIARRLDFSYSGPQSARIARMLFGRKIELGAVHTYLELFARYFIDLTPNVALIAAVSADKDGNLYTGPNTEDTPTVVEATSYKNGLVVAQVTEIVDKVPRVDIPGDLVHFVVEAGKPFYVEPLFTRDPAAITETQILTAMLAIKGIYAPYGVRRLNHGIGFNTAAIELLLPTYGERLGLKGKVCTHFALNPHPTLIPAIESGWVDQIHCFGSEVGMEDYVAARSDIFFTGPDGSLRSNRAFCQTAGLYACDMFIGSTLQIDLEGHSSTVTTNRIAGFGGAPNMGSDPRGRRHPSEPWLKAGAEAAPDSAPALRRGRKLVVQIGETFGESNVPLFVERLDALELARELKLDLAPVMVYSDDVTHIVTEEGIANLLLCRSNDEREQAIRGVAGYTEIGRARDPQMVERLRERGVIRHPEDLGIDPLDADRRLLAARSIKDLMLASGGLYRPPSRFRNW; encoded by the coding sequence TTGAAGGCAATGCCCGCATGCCGAGGAGCGAAGATGAACGATTGGGGTATGCAAAAGACGGCCTTGAGGGAGCGCCTGGCTGCCGGAAGCCGGCATGCAAACGGGAAAATCGTTCCGATCCCGAGTCTTTCTGCATTTCTGAAGGCGGTGATCAGAACCGGCGACCGGGTCTGTCTTGAGGGCGACAATCAGAAGCAGGCCGATATCCTCGCCGCGGCGCTCGCCGATCTCGACCCTCGGGACGTTCGCGACCTTCACATGGTCCAATCGGGCGTGGTCCTGTCCTCTCATCTCGACATCTTCGAAAAGGGCATCGCGCGTCGGCTCGACTTTTCCTATTCAGGTCCACAGTCCGCGCGCATCGCGCGGATGTTATTCGGCCGCAAGATCGAGCTCGGGGCGGTCCATACCTACCTTGAGCTGTTCGCCCGCTATTTCATCGATCTCACGCCGAATGTCGCCCTGATCGCGGCGGTGAGCGCCGACAAGGACGGCAACCTCTATACGGGCCCGAACACCGAAGACACCCCGACCGTCGTCGAGGCGACGAGTTACAAAAACGGTCTCGTCGTGGCGCAGGTCACCGAAATCGTCGACAAGGTGCCGCGAGTCGATATCCCGGGCGACCTCGTGCACTTCGTGGTCGAAGCGGGAAAGCCGTTCTACGTCGAGCCGCTCTTCACCCGCGACCCGGCAGCCATTACCGAGACCCAAATCCTGACGGCGATGCTCGCCATCAAGGGGATCTACGCACCCTATGGCGTGCGCCGGCTCAATCATGGAATCGGCTTCAACACGGCTGCGATCGAGCTGCTGCTACCGACGTACGGCGAAAGGCTCGGGCTTAAGGGCAAAGTCTGCACTCACTTCGCACTCAATCCGCACCCGACGCTCATTCCGGCAATTGAATCCGGATGGGTTGACCAGATTCATTGCTTTGGCTCGGAAGTGGGCATGGAGGACTACGTCGCCGCGAGGTCGGACATCTTCTTCACCGGGCCCGACGGCTCGCTGCGATCCAACCGCGCCTTCTGCCAGACGGCGGGCCTCTATGCCTGCGACATGTTCATCGGATCGACGCTGCAGATCGACCTTGAGGGTCACAGCTCGACGGTGACGACCAACCGCATCGCCGGCTTCGGCGGCGCGCCCAACATGGGCTCCGATCCCCGTGGCCGCCGTCACCCGAGCGAGCCCTGGCTCAAAGCGGGCGCAGAGGCGGCCCCCGACTCTGCTCCCGCGCTGCGCCGCGGTCGCAAGCTCGTGGTGCAGATCGGCGAGACCTTCGGTGAGAGCAACGTGCCCCTCTTTGTCGAGCGCCTGGACGCGCTCGAGCTGGCGCGCGAACTGAAGCTCGATCTTGCGCCTGTGATGGTCTACTCCGACGACGTCACCCACATCGTCACCGAAGAGGGCATCGCCAATCTGCTCTTGTGCCGAAGCAACGACGAGCGCGAGCAGGCGATACGCGGCGTTGCGGGATACACCGAGATCGGCCGGGCGCGCGATCCGCAAATGGTGGAGCGGCTGCGTGAGCGCGGCGTGATCCGGCACCCCGAAGACCTCGGCATCGATCCGCTCGACGCGGATCGCCGTTTGCTGGCAGCCCGCTCGATCAAGGACCTGATGCTGGCATCCGGCGGCCTCTACCGCCCGCCCAGTCGATTCCGTAATTGGTGA
- a CDS encoding malonate transporter MadL subunit (product_source=TIGR00807; cog=COG1283; pfam=PF03817; tigrfam=TIGR00807; transmembrane_helix_parts=Inside_1_6,TMhelix_7_29,Outside_30_32,TMhelix_33_51,Inside_52_57,TMhelix_58_80,Outside_81_89,TMhelix_90_112,Inside_113_146), which produces MTISGVALLSICTLLGVWLGDLLGVALGVKANVGGVGIAMMFLIAARLWLVRRDLLSSGLKAGVEFWGSFYIPIVVAMAAQQNVVAAVEGGPIVIIAGIGSVAVCFAIVALIGRLSGPLETIDEIEAREAEALASPVPAFESGRIG; this is translated from the coding sequence GTGACCATCTCCGGAGTGGCATTGCTTTCGATCTGCACCCTGTTGGGAGTTTGGCTGGGCGATCTCCTGGGCGTGGCGCTTGGCGTCAAAGCCAATGTTGGCGGCGTGGGCATCGCGATGATGTTCCTCATCGCAGCCCGGTTGTGGCTGGTGCGACGCGATCTGCTCAGTTCTGGGCTCAAGGCCGGCGTCGAATTCTGGGGCAGCTTCTACATCCCGATCGTGGTTGCCATGGCGGCGCAGCAAAATGTGGTTGCCGCCGTCGAAGGCGGGCCGATCGTGATCATCGCTGGAATCGGCTCGGTCGCGGTGTGTTTCGCGATCGTTGCCCTGATCGGTCGGCTCAGTGGTCCTCTCGAGACGATTGACGAGATTGAAGCGCGAGAAGCTGAGGCGCTCGCCAGCCCTGTGCCTGCGTTCGAGTCCGGGAGGATCGGATGA
- a CDS encoding malonate transporter MadM subunit (product_source=TIGR00808; cog=COG4890; pfam=PF03818; superfamily=51735; tigrfam=TIGR00808; transmembrane_helix_parts=Inside_1_6,TMhelix_7_29,Outside_30_38,TMhelix_39_58,Inside_59_70,TMhelix_71_93,Outside_94_107,TMhelix_108_130,Inside_131_136,TMhelix_137_159,Outside_160_162,TMhelix_163_185,Inside_186_196,TMhelix_197_216,Outside_217_225,TMhelix_226_248,Inside_249_254), whose translation MNMMSHVLTANSLLAAFGAVGILMWISGAISKYLTFGRIHASAIAIMLGLALAFFGGVATGGEKGVADLPALAGVGLMGGAMLRDFAIVATAFEVDVVHARKAGLIGAVALGLGTIVPFIFGVLVAAAFGYADAISLTTIGAGAVTYIVGPVTGAALGAPSPVIALSIATGVFKAVIVMIGTPFVAKMIGLNNPRSAMVFGGLMGTVSGVSGGLAATDRRLVPYGALTATFHTGLGCLVAPSILYFAVRAITGS comes from the coding sequence ATGAACATGATGTCTCACGTTCTCACTGCCAATTCCCTGCTCGCCGCGTTCGGCGCTGTGGGGATTCTCATGTGGATCTCCGGAGCAATCTCCAAATACCTCACCTTCGGGCGCATTCACGCGTCGGCGATCGCGATCATGTTGGGGCTTGCGCTGGCCTTTTTCGGGGGCGTTGCCACCGGAGGTGAGAAGGGCGTGGCCGACCTGCCGGCGTTGGCCGGCGTTGGCCTGATGGGAGGGGCGATGCTGCGAGATTTCGCGATCGTCGCCACGGCATTCGAGGTCGACGTGGTTCATGCGCGCAAGGCCGGGTTGATCGGCGCCGTCGCGCTGGGATTGGGAACCATCGTTCCCTTCATTTTCGGCGTTCTCGTTGCTGCGGCGTTCGGCTATGCCGATGCCATCTCGCTGACGACCATCGGCGCCGGCGCTGTCACGTACATCGTCGGGCCTGTTACGGGAGCGGCCCTGGGAGCGCCTTCGCCAGTTATTGCGCTTTCGATCGCGACCGGTGTATTCAAGGCTGTCATCGTTATGATCGGTACGCCTTTCGTGGCGAAGATGATCGGCCTCAACAATCCACGCAGCGCAATGGTGTTTGGTGGCTTGATGGGAACGGTCAGCGGCGTTTCTGGAGGGCTTGCCGCGACCGATCGGCGTTTGGTGCCCTACGGTGCGCTGACTGCGACGTTCCACACCGGACTGGGATGTCTGGTCGCGCCGTCCATCCTCTATTTCGCGGTACGCGCGATCACGGGAAGCTGA
- a CDS encoding DNA-binding GntR family transcriptional regulator (product_source=COG1802; cath_funfam=1.10.10.10,1.20.120.530; cog=COG1802; pfam=PF00392,PF07729; smart=SM00345,SM00895; superfamily=46785,48008): MAGLFKVVAEAEDEGRLLSDRIRNALTDEIASGSLVAGSALEEQQLADRFGASRTPVREALRQLAVSGLVEVRGRRGVVVARMTPERIMDMFETSAEVEAMCVRLATYRMTPLERSYLIELHDASQAMVEANDVDAYDAFNREFHECIYRATHNSFLAEQAQDVRSRLSAFRRTQLRQGDRIRRSREEHEVIMQAIAEGDGDTAARRMRAHMLNAAAALRRYIDDRFGRDGSREVVDSSGPEVSS, translated from the coding sequence ATGGCAGGATTGTTCAAAGTGGTGGCCGAAGCGGAAGACGAGGGGAGGCTGCTCTCCGACCGTATCCGAAACGCGCTGACCGACGAGATCGCATCCGGCTCACTCGTCGCCGGTTCGGCACTGGAAGAGCAACAGCTTGCCGATCGCTTTGGGGCCTCCCGCACGCCGGTGCGGGAGGCTCTTCGCCAACTCGCGGTCAGCGGCCTGGTGGAAGTACGTGGCCGCCGCGGCGTTGTTGTTGCCCGGATGACGCCCGAGCGCATCATGGACATGTTCGAGACGAGTGCCGAGGTGGAAGCCATGTGCGTGAGGCTTGCGACCTATCGCATGACGCCGCTCGAGCGTAGCTATCTGATCGAACTTCACGACGCATCGCAGGCAATGGTCGAGGCAAACGATGTCGATGCCTATGACGCGTTCAACCGAGAATTCCACGAATGCATCTACCGGGCGACGCACAATTCCTTCCTCGCTGAGCAGGCGCAGGACGTCCGTTCGCGACTCAGCGCCTTTCGTCGGACACAACTGCGCCAGGGCGATCGCATTCGTCGTTCGCGGGAGGAGCACGAGGTCATCATGCAGGCGATCGCGGAGGGGGACGGCGATACCGCAGCACGCCGAATGCGGGCGCACATGTTGAATGCCGCGGCGGCGCTCAGGCGCTACATCGATGATCGCTTTGGCAGAGATGGATCACGCGAAGTGGTGGATAGCTCGGGGCCGGAAGTTTCTAGCTGA
- a CDS encoding endonuclease/exonuclease/phosphatase family metal-dependent hydrolase (product_source=COG3568; cath_funfam=3.60.10.10; cog=COG3568; superfamily=56219), translating into MPGTERPLTLLSAHLCPNAPIVRRREAAHLAVQAPPETLALLTGDFNSALPHDPEPEGLETLPAHHRARYLADDLKRADRSVLAHLEFAGWVAVGHVLGNAATSAVPTAGFTGTEFAVMRCDYVLATAALAAGATTYGVIRTPATDMASDHYPIVATFEVPPRESGALSCRC; encoded by the coding sequence TTGCCCGGAACAGAACGCCCCTTGACCTTGCTCAGCGCGCATCTCTGCCCGAACGCTCCGATCGTCCGGCGACGTGAAGCCGCCCATCTCGCCGTACAGGCTCCGCCAGAGACTCTCGCTCTCCTGACGGGAGACTTCAATTCGGCTTTGCCGCACGATCCGGAGCCCGAGGGACTCGAAACGTTGCCGGCGCATCATCGTGCCCGCTATCTCGCCGATGATCTTAAGCGGGCCGATCGCAGCGTGCTCGCTCATCTGGAGTTCGCCGGCTGGGTTGCTGTCGGCCACGTATTGGGCAACGCGGCAACGTCCGCGGTGCCGACAGCCGGCTTCACCGGGACGGAATTCGCGGTCATGCGCTGCGACTACGTCTTGGCGACCGCGGCTCTCGCGGCGGGCGCGACGACATACGGAGTCATCCGCACGCCGGCGACTGATATGGCTTCGGATCACTACCCTATCGTCGCGACCTTCGAGGTCCCGCCGCGTGAAAGCGGAGCCTTGTCATGTAGGTGCTGA
- a CDS encoding MFS family permease (product_source=COG0477; cath_funfam=1.20.1250.20; cog=COG0477; pfam=PF07690; superfamily=103473; transmembrane_helix_parts=Inside_1_42,TMhelix_43_65,Outside_66_99,TMhelix_100_122,Inside_123_156,TMhelix_157_179,Outside_180_188,TMhelix_189_208,Inside_209_234,TMhelix_235_257,Outside_258_271,TMhelix_272_294,Inside_295_300,TMhelix_301_323,Outside_324_327,TMhelix_328_345,Inside_346_364,TMhelix_365_387,Outside_388_390,TMhelix_391_413,Inside_414_416), whose translation MSDADDAIPRVPDGRREDWLNRTVVGAGLTSALGDFCYETTTVILPGFLAALGAPAAALGIIEGIADAVASFAKMGAGYIADRFGHRKLLVLVGYGMTPLGQALIALAFGWPLILLGRIVSWFGKGLRGPLRDVIIVQTITPETRGRAFGFHRATDTLGAVVGPLLGVALLGWAQGLGWTDATGPFRLVFWLTLIPGFLAVVAFLTLVRDPEHSPNPALQLVSTLRSLPIRFKRYLAAIGLFGIGDFSHSLLILAATQLLTPSLGAIRAAQVAGVLYVWRNIVQVVASYPIGAVADRCGHLPILIIGYMLGVATALLTALAFALNANQLVILGMIFFVAGLYVAVQEALESTVTAEMVSQDTLATSYGALGIVNGAAKFVSSAAVGVLWSALSPTFSFSIAAVLMAAGTLALVRSR comes from the coding sequence ATGAGCGATGCCGATGACGCCATTCCGCGAGTGCCGGATGGTCGCCGCGAGGATTGGCTCAATCGCACAGTCGTCGGCGCCGGCCTCACCAGCGCACTCGGGGATTTCTGCTACGAGACGACGACCGTCATTCTGCCGGGCTTCCTCGCGGCGCTCGGCGCGCCTGCGGCCGCACTTGGCATCATCGAGGGTATAGCCGACGCCGTGGCGAGCTTCGCCAAGATGGGCGCTGGCTACATCGCCGACAGGTTCGGCCATCGCAAGCTGCTGGTTCTCGTCGGCTACGGCATGACGCCACTCGGTCAGGCGTTGATCGCGCTCGCGTTCGGCTGGCCGCTCATCCTTCTGGGGCGCATCGTGTCATGGTTCGGTAAGGGCCTCAGAGGCCCGCTGCGCGACGTGATTATCGTGCAGACCATCACCCCGGAGACCCGTGGCCGCGCCTTCGGCTTTCACAGGGCCACCGACACGCTCGGCGCCGTCGTCGGACCGCTGCTCGGTGTCGCCCTGCTCGGCTGGGCGCAAGGTCTTGGCTGGACCGATGCAACCGGTCCGTTCCGCCTGGTGTTCTGGCTGACGCTGATCCCGGGCTTCCTCGCTGTAGTAGCTTTCCTGACCCTGGTCCGCGACCCTGAACATTCCCCGAATCCGGCACTCCAACTCGTCTCAACGCTGCGTAGCCTACCAATCCGCTTCAAGCGCTACCTCGCCGCCATTGGCCTCTTCGGGATCGGCGACTTCTCACATAGCCTTCTGATCTTGGCGGCCACTCAGTTGCTCACGCCTTCGCTCGGCGCGATCCGAGCCGCGCAAGTTGCCGGTGTGCTCTATGTCTGGCGCAACATTGTGCAGGTCGTGGCGTCCTATCCGATCGGCGCGGTTGCGGACCGCTGCGGACATCTTCCAATCCTGATCATCGGTTACATGCTCGGGGTGGCCACAGCCTTGCTGACGGCGCTGGCGTTTGCGCTGAACGCGAACCAACTCGTCATCCTGGGCATGATCTTCTTTGTGGCCGGTCTCTACGTCGCCGTGCAGGAGGCGCTGGAGTCGACGGTCACTGCCGAGATGGTGAGCCAGGACACACTCGCGACCAGTTACGGCGCCCTTGGTATCGTCAACGGCGCGGCCAAGTTCGTCTCCAGCGCGGCCGTCGGGGTCCTTTGGAGCGCGCTGTCGCCGACCTTCAGCTTTAGCATCGCTGCCGTCCTGATGGCCGCCGGCACGCTCGCTCTGGTGCGCTCGCGGTAG
- a CDS encoding tRNA-dihydrouridine synthase A (product_source=KO:K05539; cath_funfam=3.20.20.70; cog=COG0042; ko=KO:K05539; pfam=PF01207; superfamily=51395; tigrfam=TIGR00742) yields the protein MMDWTDRHCRVFHRLMTRRARLYTEMLTTGAIIHGDRLRLLGFDASEHPVALQLGGSDPRDLAAAAKIGEDFGYDEININVGCPSDRVKDGRFGACLMAEPALVAEGVAAMKRAVNVPVTVKCRIGIDDQDPEVALDTLARAVVAAGADGLVVHARKAWLNGLSPKENRNIPPLDYDRVYRLKASLPNVPVIINGGIAGITEAAAHLVHVDGVMLGRAAYQEPWRLLSADPELFGEPAPHATMKDVFEAMMPYIESQLAQGTRLHSMTRHFVGAFHGVRGARAFRRYLAENGVRHGAGLNVLREAIAQVEDDAPESVAA from the coding sequence ATGATGGACTGGACCGACCGGCATTGCCGGGTGTTCCACCGGCTGATGACGCGGCGGGCGCGGCTATACACTGAGATGCTGACGACGGGCGCCATCATCCATGGCGACCGCCTGCGTCTGCTGGGCTTCGACGCCAGCGAACATCCTGTCGCGCTGCAGCTCGGCGGATCGGATCCCCGGGACCTCGCGGCGGCGGCGAAGATCGGCGAAGATTTTGGCTACGACGAAATCAACATCAATGTGGGTTGTCCGTCGGACCGGGTGAAGGATGGCCGTTTCGGCGCCTGCCTGATGGCGGAGCCGGCTCTCGTTGCCGAAGGTGTGGCGGCGATGAAGCGTGCGGTGAACGTCCCGGTGACCGTCAAATGCCGAATCGGCATCGACGATCAGGACCCCGAAGTTGCACTGGATACGCTGGCGCGTGCCGTGGTCGCTGCCGGTGCAGACGGTCTTGTCGTGCACGCCCGCAAGGCGTGGCTCAACGGCCTTTCGCCGAAAGAGAACCGCAACATCCCGCCGCTGGATTACGACCGCGTCTATCGGCTGAAGGCGTCTTTGCCGAATGTGCCTGTGATCATCAACGGCGGCATTGCCGGCATCACTGAAGCCGCGGCGCATCTCGTGCATGTCGATGGCGTGATGCTCGGCCGCGCCGCTTATCAGGAGCCTTGGCGTTTGCTGTCTGCCGATCCCGAATTGTTCGGCGAGCCGGCGCCACATGCGACAATGAAGGACGTCTTCGAAGCGATGATGCCCTACATCGAGAGTCAACTCGCGCAAGGCACGCGGTTGCACTCGATGACGCGGCATTTCGTCGGTGCGTTCCACGGCGTGCGCGGCGCGCGGGCGTTCCGACGCTACCTCGCCGAGAACGGCGTCAGGCATGGCGCGGGCCTCAACGTGTTGCGCGAGGCCATCGCGCAGGTAGAGGACGATGCGCCGGAGTCGGTGGCGGCGTAA